The following is a genomic window from Solidesulfovibrio sp..
CGGCCACGAGCCCCATCTGGCGCTTCGTGCCCCGGCGCGAGGCCATGGCCAAGGCCAACGCAACAACCGTCGCCAGGCGCGCCGCCGGCGGAGAAGGCTTATGAGCGACTCCCCCTACGTTTCCACCACCAACGCCTGCAAGCTGTGCACGCCCTTGGGCGCCGCCCTGGCCTTCCGGGGCGTGGAAGGGGCCATCCCCTTCCTGCACGGTTCCCAGGGCTGCGCCACCTACATGCGCCGCTACATCATCAGCCACTTCCGCGAACCCATGGACATCGCCTCCTCGGCGCTGGGCGAGAAGCAGGCCGTCTTCGGCGGCGGGCCCAACCTCAAAAAGGGCATTTTAAACGTCATGTCCAAATACGGGGCCACGGTGGTCGGCGTGGCCTCCACCTGCCTCACCGAAACCATCGGCGACGACGTGCCCCGGCTTCTGGCCGAATTCCGCAAGGAGTTCGCCGACCTGCCCTTGCCGGAAATCGTGAGCGTGTCCACGCCCAGCTACTCCGGCACCCACATGGAGGGCTGGCACGCGGCCACGGCGGCGCTCGCTTCCCAGCTCGTGCGCGAAAAGCTGCCCGCCGAGCGGCGCATAAACCTCCTGCCGGGCTTCGTCTCGCCGGCCGACCTGCGCTATTTCAAGGAAATCCTGGCCGATTACGGCGTTTCGGCCACGGTGTTGCCCGACATCTCCGAGACCATGGACCGGCCGGCCCTGCTCGATTACGAAAAGCTGCCCGCCGGCGGCACCAAGCTCGCCGACATCCGGGCCATGTCCGCGGCCCTGGGCACCATCGCATGCGGCCGGGCCGAGCACACGGCCGAAAGCGCCGGAGCCAACCTGGAACGCCGCTTCGGCGTGAAAAACATCCGCGTCGGCATCCCCATCGGCATTCGGGAGACGGACGCCTTCTTCGACGCCCTGGAGGAACTCTCCGGCAGCCCCATGCCGGAGAAATACGCCAGCGAGCGCGGCAAGCTCGTGGACGCCTACGTCGACGGCCACAAGTACCTGGCCGGCAAACGGGCCATCGTCTACGGCGAGGAGGACATGGTCATCGCCATGGTGGCGTTTCTGGCCGAGATCGGCGTCAAGCCCATCCTGGCGGCAACCGGCGCCAAGTGCCGCAACTTCAAGCAGGCCCTGGCCGAGGTGACGGCCGACCTGCTGCCCGAGCCGCCCGAGGCCCGCGAGGGCGTGGACTTCCACGACATCGCCGAACAGGCCTCCGAGCTCGCCCCCGACCTCCTGGTCGGCCACAGCAAGGGCTACCGCTACGCCAAGGACATGGGCGTGCCGCTCGTGCGGGTGGGCTTTCCCATCCACGACCGCTTCGGCGGCCAGCGGCTGCTCCACGTGGGCTACCGCG
Proteins encoded in this region:
- a CDS encoding nitrogenase component 1, with product MSDSPYVSTTNACKLCTPLGAALAFRGVEGAIPFLHGSQGCATYMRRYIISHFREPMDIASSALGEKQAVFGGGPNLKKGILNVMSKYGATVVGVASTCLTETIGDDVPRLLAEFRKEFADLPLPEIVSVSTPSYSGTHMEGWHAATAALASQLVREKLPAERRINLLPGFVSPADLRYFKEILADYGVSATVLPDISETMDRPALLDYEKLPAGGTKLADIRAMSAALGTIACGRAEHTAESAGANLERRFGVKNIRVGIPIGIRETDAFFDALEELSGSPMPEKYASERGKLVDAYVDGHKYLAGKRAIVYGEEDMVIAMVAFLAEIGVKPILAATGAKCRNFKQALAEVTADLLPEPPEAREGVDFHDIAEQASELAPDLLVGHSKGYRYAKDMGVPLVRVGFPIHDRFGGQRLLHVGYRGTQALFDLLVNTILERKQEDSAVGYGYL